Sequence from the Flavobacterium sp. J372 genome:
ACCGCCGCGGGCGTGCTGCAGGCCTTAACATGGTTATTACTGAAACCGGTGCCGGCAGTGCAGTAGCAAAAGCTTTACCGTCACTTGCAGGCAAGCTTACCAGCAATGCCATCAGGGTACCGGTACCAAACGGATCTTTGGTGGTGCTTAACCTTGAGGTTGAAAAGCCTACATCTGTTGAGGAAATCAACGAAATTATGAAGCGTTATGCTCTTGAAGGTGAACTTGTTGAGCAGATTAAGTACTCTATGAACAACGAGCTTGTATCAAGCGATATCGTAGGTACGGCACAACCTTCAATTTATGACAGCAACGCTACGATTGTGAGCTCTGACGGAAAGAACATCGTACTATATGTGTGGTATGATAATGAGTACGGCTACAGCCACCAGGTAATACGCCTTGCAAAATACATTGCAAAAGTAAGGCGCTTTACTTACTACTAGGAGAACCTAACTAACCCAATTTTTATGTGAAGAATCCGCTACCTGAAAAGGTGCGGATTTTTTGAATTTAAAGGAACAAGGATTGAACAGATTTGACTGATTGCCACAGATTTCATTTAAGCTGTCAAGTGTACTGCCAGGCTTGGACAGGCTCAGCATGACTGACTCAGATAGCAGAGGAAAGCCGTCATTCTGAGCTTGTCTAGGGCGCATTATGAGGAAGCTAAATTTGTGGCTTATGCCTTATGACTATTTTCTTGTTCGGGGCAAACTCGCCTCCTCAGTTTTGCTTGACGGCTCAATCAGCTGATTAAGCTGCTTTATCTCTGCAGGTGTGAGTTCGCGGTAACGCCCTTTTGGCACATCAAGCGATATATTGATGATACGGATACGTTTCAGTGCAGTTACTTCGTAGCCAAGATATTCACACATACGGCGTATCTGGCGGTTTAAGCCTTGTGTTAGGATTATCCTGAAAACATATTTGCTCACCTGCTCTACCTCACACTCACGAGTAATAGTGTCAAGAATCGGTACACCTTTACTCATCCGCTGTATAAACCGGTCGGTAATAGGCTTATTAACCGTAACAATATATTCTTTCTCATGATTGTTGCGCGCGCGAAGTATCTTGTTTACTATGTCGCCGTCATTCGTCATGAAAATAAGGCCTTCACTGGCTTTATCAAGGCGTCCTACAGGGAATATGCGCGTGGGGTAATTAATGTAATCAACGATGTTATTACGCACATCGGGATTTGTAGTGCATTCAATACCTACAGGTTTATTAAATGCCAGGTAAATCAGCTTATTGGCTTTGGCGCCGATCAATTCACCATCAACACGCACTATATCATCAGGGGCAACTTTTGTACCCATTTCAGGCACCTTGCCATTAAGGGTAACACGGCCTTCTTCAATCAGCCTGTCAGCCTCACGGCGGGAGCAAAATCCGGTTTCAGATATGTATTTATTCAGGCGTTTCAGTTCTTCCATCCGGCAAAGTTACAGCTTTTGCATCAAAAAGAAATGCTATGATCTGCTTGTACAAAACAGCATCATGCAGGCTGTGCCCCAGCCCATTTGTTGTAATAAATTCTGCGGACGGCCATGCCTCTGCAATCTTTTCAGCTTCGGCATAAGCAACAATCTCATCATCACAGTCGTGAACCAGTAAACCTTCAGTTTTCAGTTCTTTTGCAAAAAGCCCGCAGCTAAATTCTTCAGTGTTAATTTTAAACTGCGTTTTGAAATGAGTGTCCATAAGCAGCCGTACCCTTTCATTTAACCCCAGCATAGTGCGGTAATTGAGCAGGATGGTGTCAAGGTCACACGGCGCACCGAGTATCACCATCTTTTTTATGCTGTTGTATGGGTGGCGTGATTGATAATAAAGTGATGTAGCGCCGCCGAGTGAATGCCCCACAAGGTATTGCGGTGTGTACCGGCGTACTACGATATCTACGAAATCAGCATAGCCCGGAATATTGAATGATGTACCTGACGAAAGCCCGTGTGCAGGGGCGTCAAGCGCCATTACCGTACAGCCTGTGGGTCGAAGATAGTCCAGCATCTGTTCCCAGCGTGAGGCGTTGCTCTCCCATCCATGAACAAGTAATACTGTTGTTGCGTTACCCTTCCATCTATATAGTGTAATATGTGCATCACCGTCATAAATTACTTCGGCTTCTGCCTGCTGCAATACTTCCGGCAGCGCATCCTTTAAGAGCCTGCCATCCCTTGGTTCACTAAAGAACTTATATGCCATTTTTGTAGCTCTTTCAGGGCTTATGTAACCCAATAGGTTTATATAAGCGCCAAGGCTGCGTTTTATTAGGGTGGAAAGGAATTTGGGCATGTATAAAAAAATCCCGCCGAAGCGGGATAGTGCATTATATGTTAGCGAACATCTGTTCCATTTTCTCTCTTTCTTCTTCAGCAAGCGAGCTGTCTACAAGAATCCTTCCGCTATGCTCATCAGTAATGATCTTTTTGCGTGAAGCAATTTCCATTTGTGTTTGAGGCGGGATGGTGAAGAACGATCCTGCTGAAGCTCCCCTTTCAATAGAAACTACCGCAAGGCCGTTACGCACGCTGCCACGGATGCGCTTGTAAGCCGCAATAAGCCTGTCTTCTATCTGCGAAGCGAACTCTTCAGATTTAGCTATAAGGAACTGCTCTTCTTTCTGAGTTTCAGCCATAATAGCATCCAGCTCAGATTTTTTGTGGCCAAGATGGGTTGACTTAGCCTCAAGTTTTTCTTCGCTTTGCGCGATAACTTCTTTCTTATGCTCAATAGAAGCTTTCATCTCTTTGATGTGCTTTTCTGCAAGCTGTATCTCAAGTTCCTGGAATTCAATTTCTTTGCTTAGTGAGTTGAATTCCCGGTTATTGCGAACATTTTTCTGTTGCTCAGTATACTTTTTAATAGCGGCCTGGTGCTCTTCAATAGCGCTCTTTTTGTCGCGTATCTGGTCATTGATGGTCTCAAGGTCAGCCTTCAGCTTTTCAAGCCTTGTGGTAAGCCCGGCAACTTCATCTTCAAGATCCTCCACTTCAAGCGGCAGTTCGCCCCTTACATTGCGTATTTCGTCAATCCTTGTATCGATTAACTGTAAATCATAAAGTGCCCTTAGCTTCTCTTCCACACTTAATTCCTTGGTATTCGCCATAATTTAAAAGTACTTAACTGGATTTGTATTTTCTTCCGATAAAATGATTGCAAAATTAGGCATTTTTTTCGTAAGATAATCAACTATATAATTTTTTGTATAACGTTCTGATTCATAATGCCCTATATCCGCCAGAAGCAACTTTCCCTCCGCTTCATAAAAATTATGATATTTCAGGTCGGCAGTGAGATAAGCATCTGCGCCTGATGCAATTGCATTTTTTATTGCAAAAGCGCCCGAACCGCCAAGCACGGCCACTTTTTTAATTTTTTTGCCGGTAAAAGCCGTGTGCCTTATGCCGCCTGTTTGCATTTTGTCCCTTACAAGGCCAAGAAATTGCATCTCATCCATAGGCACTTCAAACTCACCTGTCATACCCAGGCCAATATTTTGATGACTGTTTTTCAGGCCGTATAACTCATAGGCAACTTCCTCATAAATATGGTTTTGAAATAGCGCTTTCAGGATTTTGCCCTCAAGGTGCTTTTCAAAAGTAACTTCAATTTTAACCTCTTTCGCTTCAACAAATTCACCCACATTACCCATTACAGGGTCACTGCCGGCATTGCCCTGGTATGTACCTATACCCTGCGAATTAAAGCTGCAATTTTCATAATTTCCAATCTGTCCGGCACCTGCATCAAATAAGGCATTGCGTAATTTTACAGCATTTTCGGGAATGGTGTAAGTCACCAGTTTTGTAATGAAGTTATCTTTTGGCACTAGGACTTTAGTATTGTTAAGCCCCAGCGCATTACACATTATCTTATTCACACCCTCTTTATGATTATCAAGGGCTGTGTGCACCGCATATATGGCAATGTCGTTCTTAATAGCTTTGATTACAGACCACTCTACATAAGTTTTGCCTGTAATTTTCTTTAGTCCGGAAAACAATATAGGATGAAAACATACTACCATATTACACTTTTTGGCAATAGCCTCATCAATAACAGTTTCAAGCGCGTCATGGCATACAAGCACCCCTGTTGCTTCAGCTTCTGCGTTGCCAGCAAGCAGCCCAACATTATCAAAATCTTCAGCGTAAGCCAGCGGCGCCATGGCTTCAAGATGTGAAATTATTTCTTTAATTTTCATAGGGCTAAAATACTGTTTTAAATATTCTCTCAATCTTAAATTTGCAACTCATTGAAAATGAACACACAAATTAATATTATCGCTACAAATACTAAATTGTTGCATTATTCTTAAATTTTTTTGTTGTTTAATTAATTTATTCTTCTGTGTTTGCAAAACCAACAACAATTTTAAACTTATTTACGAAATGAAAAATTCAGGTTACTCCTTTGCGGATTGATGGTTGCAGGTTTTGCATTTACATCATGTAGCGACGATGATGGTGATGCTCCTGCACAACAAGCATCAATCACAGGAAAATGGTACTATGCTCAGCAAGGTACAAACTTTATGGGTCAGGATGTAGGATTTACCAACTATCCTTTCCATACACAAGGCTGTGAGAAAGACAACATGGTATTAGGTACTGATAACAGCTACAAAGAATATGAGTATGAAACTGCTGCAACAGGTTGTACAGAAGAAGAGGTTTTATCTTCAACATATACAATGGGTAACAGCAGCATTACTTTCGGAACAGGAGCAAGTGCTGATACATGGGAGATTGAATCAGTAACTGAAAACACAATGAGAATACGTCAGGCTCAAACTATGGAGGGCCAAACGTACTATGAAGTACAAACTTACACAAGACAACAATAATTGTTTGTGTTTTTTGAGTAAAAAGCTGCTTTCGGGCAGCTTTTTTTATGGCCTGTTCAATAAATATTTTAAGTTTGCAGAAATACTTAAATTGACATGAAAAAAATAAAATTATATCTATGTCTGTTATTTGCTGCGGTGCTTGCATCTTGCAGTGACGACAGTACCGAGCGCACAATTGCAGCGCAGCCACCCATTACAGGCAAATGGTATTATTCGCAACAAGGCCAGTCAATTGCAGGTGAAGATTTTCTGGTAAACTATACATTGCACACCGCCGGCTGTTCAAAAGACAATATTGTCCTCGGAACAGACAACAGCTACAGGATTAATGAATATAGC
This genomic interval carries:
- the rluF gene encoding 23S rRNA pseudouridine(2604) synthase RluF yields the protein MEELKRLNKYISETGFCSRREADRLIEEGRVTLNGKVPEMGTKVAPDDIVRVDGELIGAKANKLIYLAFNKPVGIECTTNPDVRNNIVDYINYPTRIFPVGRLDKASEGLIFMTNDGDIVNKILRARNNHEKEYIVTVNKPITDRFIQRMSKGVPILDTITRECEVEQVSKYVFRIILTQGLNRQIRRMCEYLGYEVTALKRIRIINISLDVPKGRYRELTPAEIKQLNQLIEPSSKTEEASLPRTRK
- a CDS encoding alpha/beta hydrolase codes for the protein MPKFLSTLIKRSLGAYINLLGYISPERATKMAYKFFSEPRDGRLLKDALPEVLQQAEAEVIYDGDAHITLYRWKGNATTVLLVHGWESNASRWEQMLDYLRPTGCTVMALDAPAHGLSSGTSFNIPGYADFVDIVVRRYTPQYLVGHSLGGATSLYYQSRHPYNSIKKMVILGAPCDLDTILLNYRTMLGLNERVRLLMDTHFKTQFKINTEEFSCGLFAKELKTEGLLVHDCDDEIVAYAEAEKIAEAWPSAEFITTNGLGHSLHDAVLYKQIIAFLFDAKAVTLPDGRTETPE
- a CDS encoding zinc ribbon domain-containing protein, with amino-acid sequence MANTKELSVEEKLRALYDLQLIDTRIDEIRNVRGELPLEVEDLEDEVAGLTTRLEKLKADLETINDQIRDKKSAIEEHQAAIKKYTEQQKNVRNNREFNSLSKEIEFQELEIQLAEKHIKEMKASIEHKKEVIAQSEEKLEAKSTHLGHKKSELDAIMAETQKEEQFLIAKSEEFASQIEDRLIAAYKRIRGSVRNGLAVVSIERGASAGSFFTIPPQTQMEIASRKKIITDEHSGRILVDSSLAEEEREKMEQMFANI
- a CDS encoding Nif3-like dinuclear metal center hexameric protein gives rise to the protein MKIKEIISHLEAMAPLAYAEDFDNVGLLAGNAEAEATGVLVCHDALETVIDEAIAKKCNMVVCFHPILFSGLKKITGKTYVEWSVIKAIKNDIAIYAVHTALDNHKEGVNKIMCNALGLNNTKVLVPKDNFITKLVTYTIPENAVKLRNALFDAGAGQIGNYENCSFNSQGIGTYQGNAGSDPVMGNVGEFVEAKEVKIEVTFEKHLEGKILKALFQNHIYEEVAYELYGLKNSHQNIGLGMTGEFEVPMDEMQFLGLVRDKMQTGGIRHTAFTGKKIKKVAVLGGSGAFAIKNAIASGADAYLTADLKYHNFYEAEGKLLLADIGHYESERYTKNYIVDYLTKKMPNFAIILSEENTNPVKYF